A part of Bacteroidales bacterium genomic DNA contains:
- a CDS encoding serine acetyltransferase gives MEEIKERQKNIIEKTIERLSEPSLYKMIYMPGHGKPMPSISSLYEIIETARSILFPGFFGESKVQTHTLKYHIGKNVDWLYENLEEQIRRGICFGCPQKSSEECEKCKNRAPELASHFIEKLPELRNDLESDIQATYNGDPASNSPEEIIFSYPGIRAITNYRLAHELSNLGVPLLPRIITEMAHSDTGIDIHPEARIGENFVIDHGTGVVIGETCEIGKNVKLYQGVTLGAKSFPLDENGNPIKGVDRHPVVEDDVVIYAEATILGRVTIGSGSVIGGNVWLTRSVPPNSKILQQKAQTMNFKNGEGI, from the coding sequence ATGGAAGAAATAAAAGAAAGGCAGAAAAATATCATTGAAAAAACCATCGAAAGGTTATCAGAGCCTTCACTCTACAAAATGATCTATATGCCGGGACATGGAAAGCCCATGCCCTCGATCAGTTCCCTTTATGAAATCATCGAAACTGCCAGGAGTATATTATTTCCCGGTTTTTTCGGTGAGTCCAAGGTCCAGACCCATACACTCAAGTACCACATTGGCAAAAATGTAGATTGGCTGTATGAAAATCTTGAAGAACAGATTCGCAGGGGAATTTGCTTCGGATGTCCCCAAAAGTCATCTGAAGAATGTGAAAAATGCAAAAACAGGGCACCAGAGCTTGCATCTCATTTTATCGAAAAACTCCCTGAATTGAGAAATGACCTGGAAAGCGATATTCAAGCTACATACAACGGGGATCCTGCATCCAATAGCCCTGAAGAAATCATTTTCAGCTATCCGGGTATCAGGGCCATTACCAATTACCGACTGGCGCATGAACTGAGTAATCTGGGAGTCCCGCTTCTTCCAAGGATCATTACCGAAATGGCTCATTCGGATACCGGAATTGATATTCATCCTGAGGCCAGAATCGGTGAGAATTTTGTTATCGACCACGGCACAGGGGTGGTAATTGGAGAAACCTGCGAGATCGGAAAAAATGTGAAACTCTACCAAGGTGTTACACTGGGCGCTAAAAGCTTCCCGCTGGATGAAAACGGAAATCCCATAAAAGGCGTTGACCGGCACCCTGTTGTTGAAGATGATGTGGTGATCTACGCAGAAGCCACCATCCTGGGAAGGGTCACCATAGGTTCCGGTTCGGTGATCGGAGGTAACGTTTGGCTCACAAGGAGCGTACCGCCAAATTCCAAGATATTGCAGCAAAAGGCCCAAACCATGAATTTTAAAAATGGCGAAGGAATCTGA
- a CDS encoding DUF3352 domain-containing protein produces MKNTITAILVILILGGTGIYFYVKKQQIPEYKIHKLISREAAFFIDIQNSIAFLDKLSKDNAIWNEITRMPSVKNFEHKVDTIHSLIRSDERLEDLLRNRKLIVMAEKQGKDKLSFSFLLKLNNQREQNHVLHHFKQWGNSSGHKLESRIYNNFRLLSIQENETHKISFATVKGILIVSTSPLAVEQAIRQSSVQQTLVDNKHFKKVSEIAGKNVAANLYINFETFPEVISIPLNNTYRPYIRNLTRFAQWSILDINLRQDALLLNGFTVHEEDKNEVIDLLKDQKPVELEIENILPSNTAAYISLGISNKDSYRQNLRNLYHEQEVFDNYSNWISKTEARHQFNPERIFYNLISQEIGLAFLNPDMKNPRDNAFVIMKTKDSQDAQSELAKISKEAFSDPDEGHVQNITIDTESQYPVYKFPVDNLFSHLFGDIFQDISTTYFTLIEDYAVFAGSHDLLREFIYSNVLNKTLNHNENFQEFNEYLSNKSNFHFYTNMYRSPSLVSEFLRKDLQEGMQENQKHLRKFQAFAYQLMNSGDMVYNNLFIKYIPEISEEPNTVWETHLDTATDFKPALVANHYTGENEIFIQDLNNKIYLINKAGRVLWKKQLDERIMSDIYQIDYYKNGKLQMLFNTKNKLHLIARNGKYVESYPVRLPSPATAPLSVFDYEKNKNYRIFIPCENKRVYDFSKEGNIIPGWQFNKTDTEVTQRVQHFRVGTRDYIVFADKYQIYILNRRGQVRVQPEEQFSRSKNNLFTLETENSRTRPRLVTTDITGTVYYVYFDGEVETTEMHSFSPDHHFLYQELDGDGLRDFIFLDDNKLEVHKTKDDKQFEHAFETNISHPPLYFHFSENDKKLGLVSEQKNQIYLLNANGEMHSGFPLKGNTPFTIGYLDEDDHNFHLIVGDQTNFLYNYNVLQ; encoded by the coding sequence ATGAAAAATACTATAACCGCCATATTGGTCATTCTTATTCTTGGAGGGACCGGTATCTATTTCTATGTTAAAAAACAACAAATTCCCGAATACAAAATACATAAACTGATCTCCAGGGAAGCTGCCTTTTTTATAGATATTCAAAATTCCATAGCATTCCTGGATAAACTCTCAAAAGATAATGCCATTTGGAATGAGATCACCCGGATGCCTTCCGTGAAAAATTTTGAACATAAGGTAGACACAATTCATTCGCTTATCCGGTCGGACGAAAGGCTGGAAGACCTTCTCAGGAACAGGAAGCTCATTGTAATGGCCGAAAAACAAGGAAAAGACAAACTGAGCTTTTCTTTTCTTCTAAAACTGAATAATCAAAGGGAACAGAATCATGTGCTCCATCATTTCAAACAATGGGGAAACAGCAGTGGTCATAAGTTGGAATCAAGAATTTACAACAATTTCAGGCTTTTATCCATTCAGGAAAATGAAACCCATAAAATCTCTTTTGCTACGGTAAAAGGAATTTTAATAGTGAGCACTTCTCCGCTGGCTGTTGAACAAGCCATCAGGCAATCATCCGTACAGCAAACACTTGTTGACAACAAGCATTTTAAGAAAGTATCAGAAATAGCCGGAAAAAATGTAGCGGCCAATCTTTACATCAATTTCGAAACATTTCCGGAGGTAATCTCCATCCCACTCAATAACACATACCGCCCATATATAAGGAATCTTACCAGATTCGCCCAATGGTCGATTCTGGATATCAATCTAAGACAGGATGCCCTTTTATTAAACGGTTTTACGGTACATGAAGAGGACAAAAATGAAGTGATCGACCTGCTCAAAGACCAAAAACCGGTAGAACTTGAGATAGAAAACATCCTTCCTTCCAATACTGCGGCCTATATCTCCCTTGGCATAAGCAATAAAGACAGCTACAGGCAAAATCTGCGGAATTTATATCATGAGCAGGAAGTATTCGATAACTACAGCAACTGGATCTCAAAAACTGAAGCCAGGCATCAATTCAATCCTGAAAGAATCTTTTACAACCTGATTTCCCAGGAGATCGGGCTGGCTTTTCTGAATCCTGATATGAAGAACCCGAGAGACAATGCTTTCGTCATTATGAAAACCAAAGACAGCCAAGATGCACAATCCGAACTTGCTAAGATATCCAAAGAGGCATTTTCCGATCCGGATGAAGGCCACGTACAAAATATAACCATTGACACAGAATCCCAATACCCGGTCTACAAGTTTCCCGTCGATAACCTTTTCAGCCATCTTTTCGGGGATATTTTCCAGGATATAAGCACAACTTATTTCACATTAATTGAGGATTATGCTGTATTTGCCGGTAGTCATGACCTGCTGCGTGAATTCATCTATTCCAATGTGCTGAATAAAACACTGAACCATAATGAGAATTTTCAGGAGTTCAATGAATACCTGTCCAACAAGTCAAATTTTCATTTTTATACCAACATGTACCGTTCGCCCTCCTTGGTATCCGAGTTTCTACGAAAGGATCTTCAGGAAGGAATGCAGGAAAATCAGAAGCATCTAAGGAAATTCCAGGCTTTTGCCTACCAATTGATGAATAGCGGAGACATGGTATACAACAATTTATTCATTAAATACATACCAGAGATCAGTGAAGAACCCAACACCGTTTGGGAAACCCACCTGGATACAGCTACAGATTTCAAACCGGCACTTGTAGCCAATCATTATACCGGTGAAAACGAAATTTTTATACAGGATTTAAATAATAAGATCTATCTGATCAATAAGGCAGGCAGGGTGCTGTGGAAAAAACAGCTCGACGAGCGTATTATGAGCGATATTTATCAGATAGATTATTACAAAAACGGTAAACTGCAGATGCTTTTCAACACCAAAAACAAATTACACCTCATTGCGAGAAACGGAAAATACGTGGAAAGCTATCCCGTCAGGCTTCCATCCCCAGCTACTGCCCCATTGTCAGTTTTCGACTATGAAAAAAATAAAAATTACAGGATTTTTATACCCTGTGAAAACAAAAGGGTATATGATTTTTCCAAAGAAGGAAATATCATTCCAGGCTGGCAATTCAACAAAACCGATACAGAAGTTACCCAACGGGTACAACATTTCCGGGTAGGTACCAGGGATTATATCGTATTTGCCGATAAATACCAGATATACATCCTGAACCGGCGGGGACAGGTGCGGGTACAGCCCGAGGAACAGTTTTCCCGGTCAAAAAACAACCTGTTTACACTGGAAACGGAAAATTCAAGAACCCGTCCCCGACTGGTCACCACCGATATCACCGGCACCGTATATTATGTTTATTTCGACGGAGAAGTGGAGACAACCGAAATGCATTCTTTTTCACCAGATCACCATTTTCTATACCAGGAATTAGACGGTGACGGCCTCAGGGATTTTATATTTCTGGATGATAATAAGCTGGAAGTACACAAAACCAAAGATGATAAGCAATTTGAACATGCCTTTGAAACAAATATCTCCCATCCCCCTTTATACTTTCACTTTTCAGAAAACGACAAAAAACTGGGGCTTGTCTCTGAACAGAAAAATCAAATTTATCTGTTAAATGCCAACGGAGAAATGCACTCAGGGTTTCCACTAAAAGGCAATACCCCCTTCACCATCGGATATCTGGATGAAGATGACCACAATTTTCATTTAATTGTTGGAGATCAAACCAACTTTTTATATAATTACAACGTATTACAATGA
- the cysK gene encoding cysteine synthase A: protein MKIAKDVTELIGNTPLVRLNKVTETIGSNVFAKLEYYNPGSSVKDRLGYAMIDDAEKRGILKPDSIVIEPTSGNTGIALAIVCAVRGYRLIVTMPESMSVERRNLIQSFGAEIVLTPAEEGMKGSIAKSHQLKEKYKHAFIPMQFDNQANVEMHRNTTAREILNDTDGNIDIFLAGVGTGGTITGVGEVLKEKDQDIQVVAVEPADSPVLSGGEPGKHKIQGIGAGFIPSIMNLDVIDEVFTVENEEAMEMARALSTREGIFSGISSGAIVHAAVEIGKRPENKDKNIVAIICDTGERYLSTPLYNPNAE, encoded by the coding sequence ATGAAAATCGCTAAGGATGTAACAGAATTAATAGGTAATACACCTCTGGTAAGACTTAACAAAGTTACAGAAACTATTGGATCGAATGTTTTTGCAAAACTGGAATATTATAATCCGGGCAGTTCGGTTAAGGACCGACTTGGCTACGCTATGATTGATGATGCCGAAAAACGGGGAATATTAAAACCGGATTCCATAGTTATTGAACCGACAAGTGGCAATACGGGGATTGCACTGGCTATTGTTTGCGCTGTCAGAGGGTATCGATTGATTGTTACCATGCCTGAAAGCATGAGTGTGGAACGGAGGAATCTCATCCAGTCATTCGGCGCAGAGATTGTATTGACACCGGCCGAAGAAGGTATGAAAGGATCTATAGCAAAATCCCATCAGTTGAAGGAAAAATACAAGCATGCCTTCATCCCGATGCAGTTTGACAATCAAGCCAATGTAGAGATGCACCGGAATACGACAGCCCGGGAAATATTGAATGACACAGACGGGAATATTGATATTTTTTTAGCCGGTGTTGGTACAGGGGGTACCATTACGGGTGTTGGGGAAGTGCTGAAAGAAAAAGACCAAGATATTCAAGTGGTTGCAGTGGAACCAGCAGATTCACCTGTTCTTTCTGGTGGAGAGCCCGGGAAACATAAAATACAGGGAATTGGTGCCGGATTTATTCCCAGCATCATGAACCTGGATGTGATTGATGAGGTATTTACAGTTGAAAATGAAGAGGCCATGGAAATGGCCCGAGCCCTTTCCACGAGGGAGGGAATATTCAGCGGAATCTCCTCGGGAGCTATCGTGCATGCCGCTGTTGAAATAGGAAAAAGACCTGAAAACAAAGATAAAAATATTGTAGCCATTATATGTGATACAGGCGAACGCTATCTGAGCACCCCCCTATACAACCCAAATGCGGAATAA
- a CDS encoding sigma-54-dependent Fis family transcriptional regulator — protein sequence MPHVLAIDDEQSILESLREILEYENYEVDIAREGEEGIDYFKNNKYDAVFLDIKMPKMDGLEVLDKLTEISSDVPVIMISGHGSIDTAVESIKKGAFDFIEKPLDLNRLLVTLRNALERKDLIKETQRLQKKVSKTYDIIGESESIRQVKEMIGKVAPTDASVLITGENGTGKELVARWLHEKSPRSDQPFVEVNCAAIPSELIESELFGHEKGAFTSAHKQRKGKFEQAHGGTIFLDEIGDMSLSAQSKVLKTLEEKKISRVGSDKVIEVDVRILAATNKTLKEEIRRNNFREDLYHRLSVIIIHVPSLDERKEDIPLLADHFNQLISQEYGIAKRTITDDAIKVLQQIKWTGNIREFRNVLERLIILCGEQITGEDVQKYAQPISG from the coding sequence ATGCCCCATGTTTTAGCAATAGACGACGAACAAAGCATTCTTGAAAGTCTTAGGGAAATTTTGGAATATGAAAATTATGAAGTGGATATCGCAAGGGAAGGAGAAGAGGGCATTGATTATTTTAAGAATAACAAGTATGATGCGGTTTTTCTTGATATAAAAATGCCCAAGATGGACGGCCTGGAAGTGCTGGACAAACTGACGGAGATTTCTTCGGATGTTCCTGTAATTATGATCTCCGGACACGGAAGTATTGATACGGCAGTGGAGTCCATAAAAAAAGGAGCATTTGATTTCATTGAAAAACCTCTGGATCTTAACCGGCTTTTGGTCACGCTCAGGAATGCCTTGGAGAGAAAGGATCTGATAAAGGAAACACAAAGGCTGCAAAAGAAAGTCAGCAAAACCTATGATATTATCGGGGAATCGGAATCCATCCGGCAAGTGAAAGAGATGATAGGGAAGGTGGCTCCCACCGATGCAAGTGTGCTTATCACCGGCGAAAATGGTACGGGAAAGGAATTGGTTGCCCGCTGGCTCCATGAGAAGAGCCCCCGTTCCGATCAGCCGTTTGTTGAAGTGAATTGTGCAGCCATACCTTCCGAATTGATTGAGAGTGAATTGTTCGGGCATGAAAAAGGAGCCTTTACCTCAGCCCATAAACAGCGTAAGGGGAAGTTTGAACAGGCTCACGGGGGAACCATTTTTTTGGATGAAATTGGTGATATGAGCCTTTCGGCCCAGTCTAAGGTCCTGAAAACCCTGGAAGAAAAAAAGATTTCCCGTGTGGGCAGCGATAAGGTCATTGAAGTGGATGTCAGAATTCTTGCAGCTACCAATAAGACACTGAAGGAGGAGATTCGCAGGAACAATTTCCGGGAAGACCTTTACCACAGGCTGAGCGTTATCATTATTCACGTACCTTCACTGGATGAGCGTAAAGAAGACATTCCCCTGCTGGCGGATCATTTCAATCAGTTGATATCCCAGGAATATGGAATTGCCAAAAGAACCATTACGGATGATGCCATAAAGGTGCTCCAACAGATCAAATGGACGGGCAATATCAGGGAATTCCGTAATGTTCTGGAAAGGCTTATTATATTGTGCGGCGAACAAATTACCGGCGAAGACGTACAAAAATATGCGCAGCCCATATCGGGGTAA
- a CDS encoding Na/Pi symporter has translation MKLEKPRSEEVYRFSGDRQTQTVNTYLERSVKARVVDGNGEPREGYPVYFRKISAPENASGFILSDTLIYTDSAGLASIRVKLGDKPGEYELAAFLQDSPEKNLLVYHFSAREKQWGFFVIIGLIGGLGLFLLGMTMMSEGMRSAAGDRMRSVLSHLTNNKFMALGVGTLLTTIIQSSSASTVMLVSFVHSRLMKFRQTLGIILGAGIGTTITAQVIAFNLTDYALLMIGIGFILNFFVHSLRVKYIGRIILGFGVLFFGMHVMSQSMEPLKDYSPFINGMMELEAPFIGILVGAIFTALVQSSSAFIGIMVTLSVQGLLTLEASVPLILGANIGTSATALLASISTSSEAKKVAIAHTASKFFGALLFVWWIPGFVDLIREISFIEGSVQGNPGSLQSTPRQIANAHTVFNVALALILFPFMNHFASLIDRLIREKEPVKKPAFRTVYLDKNVLKSSAPLALNLAKEEVLRMGGIVEDMLKYAVPPFFEKDETQLNYIEEKEKEVNFLRDKIKEYLLRISRQDIEAERLNEAFQLIYTVKEFEQIADTISSNIAQKAHSWCASDLEFSEEGRREIADYHTRALKQVNRAIEVLREVNLEKAKHMKKKFKKYRNMAIELEKQHYERLKEEVNKSISSSKTHLELLGLLKVINERATNIARILLKWSEKG, from the coding sequence GTGAAGCTTGAGAAACCCCGGAGTGAAGAGGTGTATCGTTTTAGCGGTGACAGACAAACTCAAACCGTGAACACCTATTTGGAGCGTTCGGTTAAAGCCCGGGTCGTTGATGGTAATGGAGAACCCAGAGAAGGATATCCGGTTTATTTCAGGAAAATATCTGCTCCTGAAAATGCATCAGGTTTTATTCTCAGTGATACACTGATTTATACCGATTCTGCAGGATTAGCCTCTATCAGGGTGAAGCTGGGGGATAAACCAGGTGAATATGAACTGGCTGCCTTTTTACAGGACTCACCGGAGAAGAATCTTTTGGTATATCATTTTTCTGCCAGGGAAAAACAATGGGGCTTTTTTGTCATTATCGGACTTATAGGAGGGCTGGGTCTTTTCCTTCTTGGAATGACTATGATGAGTGAGGGAATGCGCAGTGCTGCCGGGGATAGAATGCGTTCGGTATTGAGCCATCTGACCAACAATAAATTTATGGCGCTGGGGGTCGGCACTTTGTTGACTACCATTATACAAAGCAGTAGTGCCTCTACTGTGATGCTTGTGAGCTTTGTGCATTCCAGACTGATGAAATTCAGACAGACGCTGGGAATTATATTGGGAGCAGGTATTGGAACTACCATAACCGCTCAGGTTATTGCTTTTAACCTTACCGATTATGCCCTGTTAATGATCGGCATAGGGTTTATTTTGAATTTTTTTGTTCACTCGCTAAGGGTCAAATATATAGGAAGGATCATCCTGGGATTTGGAGTGCTTTTCTTTGGGATGCATGTGATGTCTCAGTCTATGGAGCCTTTGAAGGATTATTCTCCTTTCATAAATGGCATGATGGAACTGGAAGCTCCGTTCATTGGAATTCTTGTAGGAGCGATATTTACCGCATTGGTGCAGAGCAGCAGTGCGTTTATAGGAATTATGGTTACTTTGTCGGTCCAGGGTTTGTTAACTTTGGAAGCCAGTGTTCCTTTGATTCTTGGGGCCAATATCGGCACTTCTGCTACTGCATTGCTCGCAAGCATCAGTACCTCGAGCGAAGCAAAAAAGGTAGCCATAGCCCATACCGCTTCCAAGTTTTTCGGGGCATTGTTATTTGTTTGGTGGATTCCTGGTTTTGTAGATCTGATCCGGGAAATTTCATTTATTGAAGGGTCGGTGCAGGGCAATCCCGGCTCCCTTCAAAGTACGCCCCGGCAAATAGCCAATGCGCATACCGTTTTCAATGTGGCGCTGGCTTTAATCCTTTTTCCTTTTATGAACCATTTCGCCTCCCTGATCGATCGATTGATCAGAGAAAAGGAGCCAGTGAAAAAACCTGCTTTCAGAACGGTATATCTGGATAAGAATGTACTGAAGAGCAGTGCGCCTCTTGCTCTGAATCTTGCCAAAGAAGAGGTGTTGCGTATGGGAGGTATTGTTGAGGATATGCTGAAGTATGCTGTTCCTCCTTTTTTTGAAAAAGATGAAACCCAATTGAATTATATTGAAGAGAAAGAGAAAGAAGTCAATTTTCTCAGAGACAAAATCAAGGAGTACCTTCTCCGGATTTCCCGGCAGGATATCGAGGCGGAAAGGTTGAATGAAGCATTCCAGTTGATTTATACAGTCAAAGAGTTTGAACAAATTGCCGATACGATTTCATCTAATATTGCCCAGAAGGCCCACTCCTGGTGTGCCTCTGACTTGGAATTTTCAGAGGAGGGGAGGCGTGAAATTGCAGATTATCATACCAGGGCATTAAAACAGGTAAACCGCGCAATTGAAGTTTTAAGAGAAGTGAATCTTGAGAAGGCAAAACACATGAAAAAGAAATTTAAAAAATACAGGAATATGGCCATCGAGCTGGAAAAACAGCACTATGAAAGGCTTAAGGAAGAAGTGAATAAATCCATATCAAGCAGTAAAACCCATCTGGAACTTCTTGGCCTATTGAAAGTGATCAATGAAAGGGCTACCAATATTGCCAGAATTTTGCTTAAGTGGTCGGAAAAAGGATAA